One genomic segment of Musa acuminata AAA Group cultivar baxijiao chromosome BXJ3-3, Cavendish_Baxijiao_AAA, whole genome shotgun sequence includes these proteins:
- the LOC103979386 gene encoding shewanella-like protein phosphatase 2 — translation MGASDAGCGDLPPVLSSFVDAFVDFSVSGLFFPPNPTPSPAPAATRIPAPARLVAIGDFHGDLPKALQALSLAGLADPSSARWTGGAAVAVQVGDVLDRGGDELRLLYLLHRLKLDAAAAGGSLLTLHGNHEVMNADGDFRYVTRAGLEEFRGWAFWYRSGLAMKRLCSGLDPPGDPFRGVPKSFPGVKEEFWEGFRARIAALRPNGPIASRFLAGNQTVLLVGDSLFVHGGLLQQHIDHGLERINQEVKDWIMGLSGRRSPSYLRGRDSVVWLRRFSDGPNCDCGQLEEVLSMIPGARRMVMGHTIQDEGINGVCEDKAIRIDVGLSKGCTNGLPEVLEINAGDHPRILTSNPLSDDRWKQVVKEQVKEGLAILVPEIRLKEVETKG, via the coding sequence ATGGGCGCATCGGATGCGGGTTGCGGCGATCTCCCTCCCGTTCTCTCCTCCTTCGTCGACGCCTTCGTCGACTTCTCCGTCTCCGGCCTCTTCTTCCCCCCCAACCCTACCCCTAGCCCCGCCCCCGCCGCCACACGCATTCCCGCCCCTGCCCGTCTCGTGGCGATCGGTGACTTCCACGGCGACCTCCCCAAGGCCCTCCAGGCTCTCTCGCTCGCCGGCCTCGCTGACCCCTCGTCCGCCCGCTGGACTGGCGGCGCCGCCGTCGCCGTCCAGGTCGGCGACGTCCTCGACCGCGGCGGCGACGAACTTCGTCTTCTCTACCTCCTCCACCGCCTCAAGCTTGACGCTGCCGCCGCCGGCGGCTCCCTCCTCACCCTCCACGGCAACCACGAGGTCATGAACGCCGACGGCGACTTCCGCTACGTCACCCGTGCCGGCCTCGAGGAGTTCAGGGGCTGGGCTTTCTGGTACCGTTCCGGCCTCGCCATGAAGCGCCTCTGCAGCGGCCTCGACCCCCCGGGGGACCCCTTCAGGGGCGTCCCCAAATCCTTCCCCGGGGTCAAGGAGGAGTTCTGGGAAGGGTTCCGCGCCCGCATCGCCGCCTTACGGCCGAACGGCCCGATCGCGTCACGATTCCTCGCCGGCAACCAGACCGTCCTGCTGGTCGGTGACTCGCTGTTCGTCCATGGCGGGCTTCTCCAGCAGCACATCGATCACGGGCTGGAAAGGATCAACCAAGAAGTCAAAGACTGGATAATGGGGCTCAGCGGGAGGCGATCGCCGTCCTACCTGAGAGGGCGGGACTCAGTGGTGTGGCTGCGGAGGTTCTCGGACGGACCAAATTGCGACTGCGGGCAACTCGAGGAGGTGCTCTCGATGATCCCGGGCGCAAGGAGGATGGTGATGGGGCACACCATACAGGACGAGGGAATCAACGGGGTGTGCGAGGACAAGGCGATCCGGATCGACGTGGGGTTGTCGAAGGGGTGCACAAACGGGCTGCCGGAGGTGTTGGAGATCAACGCCGGCGACCATCCGAGGATCTTGACATCGAATCCACTGTCGGACGATCGTTGGAAGCAAGTGGTTAAGGAGCAGGTGAAGGAAGGGCTTGCCATTTTGGTCCCGGAGATTAGATTGAAGGAAGTGGAGACCAAAGGGTAG